A genomic stretch from Candidatus Nitrososphaera gargensis Ga9.2 includes:
- a CDS encoding Rieske (2Fe-2S) protein, with product MNDGYYRPVCRSDELKDDSMRVFRVDSTDVLVGRRNGKLFACNNSCPHRGASLSKGEFKDDNIVCYMHGYEYNVFTGKLENMKSWKKEETWVEQNPEWRKSGDLVLYEIKEHGGTVYVRL from the coding sequence GTGAACGATGGCTACTACCGACCAGTCTGCAGGAGCGATGAACTGAAAGACGATTCGATGCGGGTATTCAGAGTAGACAGCACTGACGTGCTGGTCGGAAGGCGAAACGGCAAGCTCTTTGCATGCAACAATTCGTGCCCGCACAGGGGAGCATCGCTTTCAAAAGGGGAATTCAAAGACGACAACATCGTCTGCTACATGCATGGGTACGAGTACAACGTCTTCACCGGCAAGCTGGAAAACATGAAGTCATGGAAAAAGGAGGAGACATGGGTAGAACAGAACCCTGAATGGAGAAAGTCCGGCGACTTGGTTCTGTACGAAATAAAGGAGCACGGCGGAACCGTATATGTGCGCCTGTGA
- the dps gene encoding DNA protection during starvation protein, whose amino-acid sequence MSKPTTKGDVPNIVALEVIRKNGVDVDKLIKLITAGVGAEFTTYYYYTILRMHCTGLEGEGIKEIVEDARIEDRNHFEAMVPRLYELGGALPRDIRKFADQAGCPDAYLPENWEDINSILKVLLAAEQCAIRSWGEVCDMTAGKDPRTYDIAQRIMQEEVEHEAWFIELLSKRPSGHFRRKFAGQSPHTGAQGSLIHL is encoded by the coding sequence ATGTCTAAACCTACAACCAAGGGTGACGTGCCAAACATCGTGGCGCTTGAAGTCATCAGGAAGAACGGTGTTGACGTTGACAAGCTGATCAAGCTGATTACTGCAGGAGTTGGTGCAGAGTTCACGACCTATTACTACTATACCATCTTGAGGATGCACTGCACTGGGCTTGAAGGTGAGGGCATAAAAGAAATAGTGGAAGATGCCAGGATAGAGGACAGGAACCACTTTGAAGCTATGGTCCCACGCCTGTACGAGCTTGGAGGCGCACTTCCACGCGATATAAGGAAGTTTGCTGACCAGGCAGGGTGCCCAGATGCATACCTGCCAGAAAACTGGGAGGACATCAATTCAATATTAAAAGTGCTCTTGGCAGCAGAGCAGTGTGCCATCCGCTCATGGGGCGAAGTATGTGACATGACAGCAGGCAAGGACCCAAGGACATACGATATTGCCCAGAGGATAATGCAAGAAGAGGTCGAGCATGAAGCATGGTTTATAGAACTTTTGTCAAAGAGGCCATCTGGGCACTTTAGGAGAAAGTTTGCTGGCCAGTCGCCGCACACAGGCGCACAGGGGAGCCTAATTCACCTCTAA
- a CDS encoding thioredoxin domain-containing protein, with protein MHRSDLRRPVPIVDYNSPDSQKAIEILRGKSIEFVEYDISKFETSCCGELSITIAPSVFAPEGFFKGLEWVVQYASSERKGDLPLEESESVYW; from the coding sequence GTGCATAGATCCGATTTGCGCAGGCCGGTTCCCATTGTCGATTACAATTCACCTGATTCGCAAAAGGCTATCGAGATCCTCCGCGGCAAGAGCATTGAATTTGTAGAGTATGACATTAGCAAGTTTGAGACGAGCTGCTGCGGCGAACTGTCCATTACTATCGCGCCTTCCGTGTTTGCTCCAGAAGGCTTTTTCAAAGGGCTTGAATGGGTCGTGCAATATGCATCTTCTGAAAGAAAAGGCGATCTGCCGCTTGAAGAGTCGGAAAGCGTCTACTGGTAG